A single Verrucomicrobiaceae bacterium DNA region contains:
- a CDS encoding type II toxin-antitoxin system ParD family antitoxin, with protein MTVTLPTVFESFVRQKIATGLYQDEDEVVEESLELMRQQERWKMAVTAKIDEGLQDMAEGRFLTSADCTYIGEASYKT; from the coding sequence ATGACTGTGACACTACCCACTGTTTTCGAATCCTTTGTGCGGCAAAAAATCGCCACGGGACTCTATCAAGACGAAGATGAAGTCGTGGAGGAGTCTTTGGAGCTCATGCGGCAGCAAGAACGCTGGAAGATGGCGGTGACAGCCAAGATTGACGAAGGGCTTCAGGACATGGCCGAGGGCCGTTTCCTGACGAGTGCAGACTGCACTTACATCGGAGAAGCGTCCTACAAGACATGA
- a CDS encoding IS630 family transposase gives MARPCITLNLENATLEEVCVAMDCSPTKKGFRRLQALRWLYEGKSREQVADLSGFSLRQVLRFIQAFNLAGLDGLIPGCSSGRRRILPKEQVSGKILPLIEDPSLAGQSHWTAVKLHGWIKQNLQTQLGYSTTVRYLHEHDYRLKVPRPWPLNQDEDKRQAFCEKLQRWVADPSVDLWFSDESGFEGDPRPRRTWTKIGKVRHSPYLGEHIRYNVFGAVRPKDGRLGALLFNLCDSVTFQVFLDTLAEENPHVAGRRAILVLDNASWHKTKSLNWHHFEPEYLPPRSPDLNAIERLWLRMKADWFNGWIAKTSEQLQDRIIESLRSLFDQPSILQSQCRPKTRL, from the coding sequence GTGGCCCGCCCGTGTATCACACTCAATCTCGAAAACGCGACCTTGGAAGAGGTCTGCGTGGCGATGGATTGCTCACCCACGAAGAAGGGCTTTCGTCGGCTTCAAGCGCTGCGCTGGCTTTATGAAGGCAAGAGCCGCGAGCAAGTCGCTGACCTCTCAGGCTTCAGCCTGCGGCAGGTTTTGCGCTTCATCCAAGCCTTCAATCTCGCCGGCCTTGATGGTCTCATTCCCGGGTGTAGCAGCGGCCGTCGCCGAATCCTGCCCAAGGAACAAGTGAGCGGTAAAATCCTACCTCTCATCGAAGATCCCTCACTGGCCGGACAAAGCCACTGGACCGCTGTGAAATTGCACGGCTGGATCAAGCAGAACCTGCAAACGCAACTCGGCTACAGCACCACCGTGCGCTATCTCCACGAGCACGATTACCGCCTCAAAGTTCCGCGCCCCTGGCCGCTCAATCAGGATGAGGACAAGCGCCAAGCCTTCTGCGAAAAGCTCCAGCGCTGGGTGGCCGATCCGAGCGTCGACTTGTGGTTCAGCGACGAAAGCGGCTTTGAAGGCGATCCGCGCCCGCGCCGTACCTGGACCAAGATCGGCAAGGTGCGCCACTCACCTTATCTCGGCGAGCACATCCGCTACAATGTGTTTGGCGCAGTGCGGCCCAAAGATGGACGTCTCGGCGCACTGCTCTTCAACCTGTGCGACAGCGTCACTTTTCAGGTGTTCCTTGACACTCTAGCTGAGGAGAATCCGCACGTGGCAGGACGCCGCGCCATCCTGGTGCTCGACAACGCCTCATGGCACAAGACCAAGAGCCTTAACTGGCACCACTTTGAGCCCGAGTATCTGCCACCACGCTCGCCCGATCTCAACGCCATCGAACGCTTGTGGCTGCGCATGAAAGCCGACTGGTTCAACGGCTGGATCGCCAAGACTTCCGAGCAACTTCAGGACCGTATCATCGAGTCCCTGCGCTCTTTGTTCGACCAGCCCTCCATCCTTCAGTCCCAGTGCCGCCCAAAGACGCGTTTATGA
- a CDS encoding DUF1501 domain-containing protein translates to MDPILEYHQQQTRRQFFGQAGLRAGNIALASMLGTDLAQSLFAAGAQNQVHAPLPGLPHFAPRAKRLIYLHMNGAPSQLDLWDYKPQLQKHFDKDLPDSVRNGQRITTMTSGQARFPVAPSMFKFRQHGQSGRWVSELLPHTAKIVDDVAVIKSVHTSAINHDPACTFVMTGSEVPGKASIGSWLAYGLGSESNDLPAFVVLTPTFPAASQAQALFTRMWSSGFLPTRFSGVALRGQGDPVLYVKNPPGVDPSDRRTMLDALNKLNSINHARMGDPEIQTRIAQYEMAFRMQTSVPELTDLSRESAATLEMYGPDVQRSGSFTHSAIMARRLIERGTRVVQILHRGWDQHNNLPKLLRGQVEDSERACAALIMDLKQRGLLQDTLVVWGGEFGRTVYSQGTLTQDNYGRDHHPRCFTMWMAGGGVKSGIEYGETDDFSYNIVKNPVHINDLNATILHLMGIDHRKFTFKFQGLDQRLTGVEEHHPIAAVMA, encoded by the coding sequence ATGGACCCGATTCTGGAATATCACCAACAACAGACGCGCAGGCAGTTTTTTGGCCAGGCGGGTCTCCGTGCCGGCAATATCGCCCTCGCGAGCATGCTCGGGACAGATTTGGCGCAGAGCCTATTTGCCGCAGGGGCCCAGAATCAGGTGCACGCGCCGCTGCCGGGGCTGCCTCATTTTGCCCCTCGGGCGAAAAGGCTCATCTATCTCCACATGAATGGAGCCCCCTCACAGCTCGATCTGTGGGACTACAAGCCGCAACTCCAGAAGCACTTCGACAAAGATCTACCCGATAGCGTGCGCAATGGTCAGCGCATCACCACCATGACCAGCGGCCAGGCACGCTTCCCGGTGGCACCGAGCATGTTCAAATTCCGGCAGCATGGCCAGAGTGGCCGCTGGGTGAGCGAGTTGCTTCCGCACACGGCCAAAATCGTTGATGACGTCGCCGTCATCAAAAGCGTCCACACGAGTGCCATCAATCATGATCCGGCCTGCACCTTTGTGATGACGGGTAGTGAGGTGCCGGGGAAGGCCAGCATCGGCTCTTGGCTAGCTTATGGCCTCGGAAGTGAGAGCAATGACTTGCCTGCCTTTGTCGTGCTCACTCCGACTTTCCCAGCGGCCAGTCAGGCGCAGGCCCTCTTCACCCGCATGTGGAGTAGCGGCTTTTTACCCACGCGATTCAGCGGTGTGGCACTGCGTGGGCAGGGTGATCCTGTTTTATATGTGAAAAATCCGCCTGGTGTCGATCCGAGTGACCGCCGCACCATGCTGGATGCGCTCAATAAGCTCAACAGCATCAATCATGCCCGTATGGGTGATCCAGAGATCCAGACCCGCATCGCTCAGTATGAAATGGCTTTTCGCATGCAGACCAGTGTGCCGGAACTCACCGACCTGAGTCGGGAAAGTGCCGCCACACTGGAAATGTACGGCCCGGATGTGCAGCGCAGTGGGAGCTTCACCCATAGTGCCATCATGGCCCGGCGCCTCATCGAGCGCGGTACACGCGTGGTGCAGATCCTGCATCGTGGCTGGGACCAGCATAATAATTTGCCCAAGCTGCTCCGTGGTCAGGTGGAGGATAGCGAGCGTGCCTGCGCCGCACTCATCATGGATCTGAAGCAGCGCGGCTTGCTCCAGGACACACTCGTCGTCTGGGGAGGTGAATTTGGACGCACCGTTTACTCCCAGGGCACGCTGACGCAGGATAACTACGGCCGCGATCATCATCCGCGCTGCTTCACCATGTGGATGGCCGGTGGCGGGGTGAAATCTGGCATCGAATACGGCGAGACGGACGACTTCAGCTACAACATCGTCAAAAATCCCGTCCACATCAATGACCTGAACGCCACGATCCTGCACCTCATGGGCATCGATCATCGGAAATTCACCTTCAAGTTCCAGGGACTCGATCAGCGCCTGACTGGCGTGGAGGAGCATCATCCTATCGCTGCGGTGATGGCGTAA
- a CDS encoding MarR family transcriptional regulator, with product MTNGTKPQAKDHAKLADFILFSQREFLLNLSRELNRDNISFAQFFLLSYLSTSPELTMTDIARKMGHSTAAATGLVDRLEKLGYMERTHAIDDRRKVLVRITSQGLQLVARLREELQNQVAAAMSETSALDAAEFITSYQTLDTAAVR from the coding sequence ATGACCAACGGAACCAAGCCCCAGGCCAAAGACCACGCCAAACTGGCAGATTTCATTCTGTTCAGCCAACGCGAGTTCTTGCTCAACCTCTCCCGAGAGCTGAACCGCGATAACATCTCCTTCGCCCAGTTCTTCCTCCTGAGCTATCTCTCGACTAGCCCCGAGCTGACCATGACGGACATCGCCCGCAAGATGGGCCACTCCACAGCAGCCGCCACGGGACTCGTGGATCGCCTGGAAAAGCTCGGCTACATGGAGCGCACCCACGCCATCGACGACCGCCGGAAGGTGCTCGTGCGCATCACTTCCCAGGGGCTCCAGCTCGTCGCCCGCCTGCGTGAGGAGCTGCAAAACCAAGTCGCTGCCGCCATGAGTGAGACATCCGCTCTCGATGCCGCAGAGTTCATCACTTCCTACCAGACACTGGATACGGCTGCCGTCCGCTAA
- a CDS encoding NADH-quinone oxidoreductase subunit H produces MTPSLTFAALDLAFLAASVGKIIFLCFLVILPLVSISVYFERRISAVIQDRVGPNRVGVPLTLLGFKKDWQPLGIGGLAQAMADGLKFILKEDFVPAHVRKFYFWLAPCLVVVPALVTCAVLPFGSELDLRFLNPLITSVFGGAGFTAPIPLVIADLSVGPLFTFAIASIGVYGIVLAGWSSNSKYPFLGGVRSSAQMISYEISLGLSIIPVFMIFGELNLGKMAEYQDANGWLLLPLWGDGLSWSRMLLLVPIVISFCIFTVSMFAETNRLPFDLAECETELVAGYHTEYSSMKFALFFMGEYAAMIIGSGLAVTLFLGGWSIPFWPYLEKIIPLQLHFTADTTPWYTGLLHIGAFFTKVFAFIVFFIVIRWTLPRFRFDQLMALGWKVFFELALFNVFLTAVILWFVK; encoded by the coding sequence ATGACCCCCTCGCTCACGTTTGCTGCCCTCGATCTCGCTTTTCTCGCCGCCTCCGTCGGGAAGATCATTTTTCTCTGTTTCCTGGTCATTCTGCCCCTGGTATCGATCTCGGTTTATTTCGAGCGTCGTATCTCGGCAGTGATCCAGGACCGCGTGGGGCCAAACCGTGTCGGCGTGCCACTCACACTCCTCGGTTTCAAGAAAGACTGGCAGCCCCTCGGCATCGGCGGACTCGCCCAGGCCATGGCGGATGGTCTGAAGTTCATCTTAAAAGAGGATTTCGTGCCGGCGCATGTGCGGAAGTTCTACTTCTGGCTCGCACCCTGCCTCGTCGTCGTTCCAGCGCTCGTCACCTGCGCGGTGCTCCCCTTTGGCAGTGAGCTGGATCTGCGGTTTCTCAATCCACTCATTACTTCCGTATTCGGCGGCGCGGGTTTCACCGCTCCTATCCCACTGGTCATTGCGGATCTGAGTGTGGGGCCGCTTTTCACCTTCGCCATCGCCTCCATCGGTGTTTACGGCATCGTCTTGGCAGGCTGGTCGTCGAACTCGAAGTATCCCTTCCTCGGCGGCGTGCGCAGCAGCGCCCAGATGATCTCGTATGAGATCTCTCTCGGCCTCTCGATCATCCCGGTGTTCATGATCTTCGGGGAGCTGAACCTCGGCAAAATGGCAGAGTATCAAGATGCCAACGGCTGGCTGCTGCTACCGCTGTGGGGAGATGGACTGAGCTGGTCCCGCATGCTGCTGCTGGTCCCCATCGTCATTTCCTTCTGCATTTTCACCGTCTCCATGTTCGCAGAGACGAACCGCCTGCCCTTTGACCTCGCGGAGTGCGAGACGGAGCTCGTGGCGGGTTATCACACGGAGTACAGCTCGATGAAGTTCGCCCTTTTCTTCATGGGTGAGTATGCCGCGATGATTATCGGCTCTGGACTCGCCGTGACGCTTTTCCTCGGTGGCTGGAGCATTCCTTTCTGGCCCTATTTGGAGAAAATCATCCCCCTCCAGCTTCATTTCACAGCGGACACGACCCCTTGGTACACGGGCCTGCTCCACATCGGTGCCTTCTTCACCAAAGTCTTCGCCTTCATCGTCTTCTTCATCGTGATCCGCTGGACGCTGCCCCGCTTCCGCTTTGATCAGCTCATGGCGCTTGGATGGAAGGTGTTCTTTGAGCTCGCCTTGTTCAATGTGTTCCTCACAGCGGTGATTCTGTGGTTCGTGAAGTAA
- a CDS encoding phosphodiester glycosidase family protein produces the protein MKTLFYALPALAVVLSSCVAPLPPEPAIEPPFVPPPTQIQPAQPEPAWTSPPAPQIENISLQTGWRRVGESRITPLAAAGAWLHEFSVAHDNGAGAEAQFIVFDTRQCALRVLDQPDSWAGAGAVDDVIDASGAIAGVNGGFFSPEFAPLGLMIAGGRRTGSWQANKLLTGTIAVTRGTPRLQWNSESGRGSGCEDFLQCGPRLVDAGRPMPTLDRAKMASRTFIAASGGPLWVLGTLHSSSLADLASILATQDLIPGLRIHRALNLDGGRSTALHARLADGSSRTQSGWSTVRNYVAITPRR, from the coding sequence GTGAAAACTCTCTTTTACGCCCTTCCAGCTCTCGCCGTGGTTTTGAGCTCCTGTGTGGCTCCTTTGCCTCCAGAGCCCGCCATCGAGCCTCCGTTTGTGCCGCCACCGACACAGATCCAGCCAGCGCAGCCCGAGCCAGCTTGGACGTCACCGCCAGCTCCGCAGATCGAAAACATCTCCCTTCAGACAGGGTGGCGGCGAGTGGGAGAGAGCCGCATCACGCCGCTCGCAGCGGCGGGGGCATGGCTGCATGAGTTTTCTGTCGCACATGACAACGGGGCTGGAGCAGAGGCGCAGTTCATCGTCTTTGACACCCGGCAATGTGCGCTGCGTGTGCTGGATCAGCCAGATTCATGGGCTGGCGCGGGTGCGGTGGATGATGTGATCGACGCATCGGGTGCCATTGCCGGCGTGAATGGCGGTTTTTTCTCGCCGGAGTTCGCGCCACTGGGCCTCATGATCGCGGGTGGTCGCCGCACGGGCTCGTGGCAGGCGAATAAGCTGCTCACAGGCACGATTGCGGTCACACGCGGCACTCCACGACTCCAGTGGAATAGTGAATCTGGCCGCGGCAGTGGCTGCGAAGACTTTTTGCAATGTGGACCACGTCTTGTGGATGCTGGGCGTCCGATGCCCACTCTCGACCGCGCCAAAATGGCCTCTCGCACCTTCATCGCGGCGAGTGGTGGCCCGCTTTGGGTCCTGGGCACGCTCCACAGCAGTTCATTGGCTGATTTGGCGAGTATCCTCGCGACGCAGGATTTGATTCCGGGACTGCGGATTCACCGTGCGCTGAATCTGGATGGTGGCCGCTCGACTGCGCTACACGCTCGTTTGGCTGATGGCAGCAGCCGCACCCAATCAGGCTGGTCCACGGTGCGGAATTACGTCGCGATCACACCGCGCAGGTGA
- a CDS encoding non-canonical purine NTP pyrophosphatase: MPDLFFATSNAHKTAEVRSMLPGFSITDLRAHPGLTLPEETGETFEANAAIKACGASVALPPGTLVLADDSGLEVDALGGAPGARSARYSGENATDASNREKLKSELGALGAAPPFTGRFRCCMALVRDGKVLHVAHGTVEGTLRLAEQGEGGFGYDALFTPEGFSDTFGVLPAETKNQLSHRARALAVMSDWMQKNL, from the coding sequence ATGCCTGACCTATTTTTCGCCACATCGAATGCCCATAAGACCGCCGAGGTGCGCTCCATGCTCCCTGGATTCTCGATCACGGATCTTCGCGCTCATCCAGGACTCACTTTGCCCGAGGAGACGGGGGAGACCTTTGAGGCCAATGCGGCGATCAAGGCCTGCGGGGCGAGTGTGGCACTGCCGCCGGGCACTCTGGTGCTCGCGGATGATTCTGGACTGGAGGTGGATGCTCTCGGCGGTGCTCCAGGAGCGCGATCTGCCCGCTACTCGGGTGAAAACGCGACGGATGCATCCAATCGCGAGAAATTGAAAAGCGAGCTCGGTGCTCTAGGCGCTGCGCCACCCTTTACGGGGCGGTTTCGCTGCTGCATGGCGCTGGTGCGTGATGGAAAGGTGCTGCATGTGGCCCATGGCACGGTGGAGGGCACTTTACGGCTCGCAGAGCAGGGCGAGGGCGGTTTCGGTTATGATGCGCTTTTCACGCCGGAGGGATTTTCCGACACTTTTGGCGTTTTGCCGGCTGAAACGAAAAACCAGCTCAGTCACCGCGCCCGTGCCCTAGCAGTCATGTCCGATTGGATGCAGAAAAACCTGTGA